Proteins co-encoded in one Ziziphus jujuba cultivar Dongzao chromosome 9, ASM3175591v1 genomic window:
- the LOC107427095 gene encoding branched-chain amino acid aminotransferase 2, chloroplastic — MYSMKCVKGDNFSQGNLIPFGNIELSPSAGVLNYGQGLFEGLKAYRKEDGHIQLFRPAENALRLKMGAERMCMPSPTVEQFIHAVKQTVLANKRWVPPTGKGALYLRPLLIGSGAILGLAPAPEYTFLVYASPVGNYHKGQEALDLLVEDKINRATRGGTGGVKSITNYAPVFLAQARAKAKGFADVIFLDSKSGKYIEEVSACNIFIVKGKVISTPAIEQGTVLPGVTRKSIMEIAITYGYKVEERRIRVKDLLRADEAFCTGTAVVVIPIGSVEYHGRSVIYKTGNETVCQALYETLVGIQTGRIEEEMGWTVEVC; from the exons ATGTACTCGATGAAATGCGTCAAAGGAGACAACTTTTCACAAGGAAATCTCATTCCCTTTGGAAACATTGAGCTGAGCCCTTCTGCTGGAGTTTTGAATTATGGACAG GGATTATTTGAAGGTCTTAAGGCATACAGGAAAGAAGATGGCCATATTCAGCTGTTTAGGCCAGCAGAGAACGCTCTGCGCTTGAAGATGGGAGCAGAAAGAATGTGCATGCCATCTCCAACAGTGGAGCAATTCATTCATGCTGTTAAGCAAACAGTTTTGGCCAACAAACGTTGG GTTCCACCAACGGGGAAAGGAGCACTATATCTTAGGCCGTTGCTCATTGGGAGCGGAGCTATTCTAGGACTAGCACCAGCGCCAGAATATACATTCCTAGTATATGCTTCTCCAGTTGGTAATTATCACAAG GGTCAGGAAGCCCTCGACTTGCTTGTGGAGGATAAGATTAATCGAGCCACTCGTGGTGGAACTGGAGGTGTCAAGTCTATCACCAACTATGCTCCA GTTTTCCTAGCACAAGCTCGAGCTAAGGCAAAAGGATTCGCTGATGTTATATTCCTAGATTCTAAGAGTGGAAAATATATAGAAGAGGTCTCCGCttgtaatattttcattgtgAAG GGTAAAGTTATCTCAACTCCAGCAATAGAGCAGGGAACAGTTCTGCCCGGGGTGACACGTAAAAGCATCATGGAAATTGCCATCACTTATGGTTATAAG GTTGAGGAACGTAGAATCAGAGTGAAAGATCTGTTGCGAGCTGATGAAGCTTTCTGCACAGGGACTGCGGTGGTTGTCATTCCTATTGGTAGTGTGGAATATCACGGTAGAAG TGTTATATACAAAACGGGTAATGAGACGGTATGTCAAGCACTGTATGAGACGCTAGTAGGAATTCAAACAGGTCGCATTGAGGAAGAGATGGGATGGACTGTTGAGGTCTGTTGA